Genomic segment of Methanocorpusculum vombati:
TGTATTTCGTTCCCAACATAAAAGGCTGGTCGTCGAATTCGTCAATACACGAAGTAATAGATACGAACTCATATATAGGAAACAACCCAATAGTGAGTATCATGGTTACAGTCGATGCAGAGGATACCCTCTGTCTGAAGCGTATTGCAGCAATGGGAGGATGCAAAGGACCGGTCCGTCTCTCGACACAAAGTCTCGGCGAACAGCTGGGCATCAGCCAGCAGACCGCTTCGCGCAGACTGCGGTCACTGGAAACTGCACATCTCATCTCCCGGACGACCGAATCATCGGGACAGTTCGTACTGGTAACAAAAACCGGCGAAGAACTGCTGCGCCGCGAGTTCTCCGAGTACTGCAAAATCTTTGACCGTATCGGCGGGCACTACGTCCTCACCGGCAGCGTAATCTCCGGCGTCGGGGAAGGCAGATACTACATGTCCATCCCGCACTATCAGGAAAAGTTCACCGAACTCTGCGGATTCACCCCGTACCCCGGGACCCTGAACGTAAAACTAAACCCGCAGAGCGTCCTTGTCCGCAAACGGATCGACACACTTGAATGGATCACCGTTCCCGGATTCTCCGACGAACACCGGACCTTCGGCGAAGCACGCTGTATCCCCTGCAGAATCGACAACATTCCCTGTGCGATCGTGGTCCCCGGCCGCACTCATTATCCGGAAGACATTATTGAAGTAATCTCCGGCGTCCCTCTGCGCGGAACGCTCGGACTCAGTGACAACGACAGCGTAGAGGTAGAAATTGGCTATGATTGAAAAAGCATTGGACGCCCTGAAACAGGGCAAGGTAATTCTGCTGTACGACTTTGACAACCGCGAAAAAGAGACGGACTTTGCAATCCTCTCCTCCGCAGTCACCCCGGAAACAATCAGAATGTTCAGAAAAGACGGCGGCGGCCTGATCTGTACCGCAATCTCCGGAGCAGCAGCGCAGGCATTCGGTCTGCCGTTTGCATCCGATGCCCTGCGGTTCGCCGGAGACATTGTGGAAAAAGAAGGAGACGTTCCCTACGACCGGCGCAACCACTCATCCTTCTCACTCTGGGTAAACCACCGCAACACCTACACCGGCGTCACCGACCGGGACCGGGCACTGACCGTCACCTCCATTGCAGAGTACGTGAAAAACTTTGAAAACGGAACAACCGGAAAATTCTCCGATGACTTCCGTACACCGGGTCACATGGCACTGCTGCGCGCAGCAGACGACCTGCTGGATCAGCGCCGGGGCCAGACGGAATTATCAGTTGCCCTGGCACAGATGGCCGGCGTAACTCCTGCCG
This window contains:
- a CDS encoding DUF120 domain-containing protein, which codes for MVTVDAEDTLCLKRIAAMGGCKGPVRLSTQSLGEQLGISQQTASRRLRSLETAHLISRTTESSGQFVLVTKTGEELLRREFSEYCKIFDRIGGHYVLTGSVISGVGEGRYYMSIPHYQEKFTELCGFTPYPGTLNVKLNPQSVLVRKRIDTLEWITVPGFSDEHRTFGEARCIPCRIDNIPCAIVVPGRTHYPEDIIEVISGVPLRGTLGLSDNDSVEVEIGYD
- the ribB gene encoding 3,4-dihydroxy-2-butanone-4-phosphate synthase — encoded protein: MIEKALDALKQGKVILLYDFDNREKETDFAILSSAVTPETIRMFRKDGGGLICTAISGAAAQAFGLPFASDALRFAGDIVEKEGDVPYDRRNHSSFSLWVNHRNTYTGVTDRDRALTVTSIAEYVKNFENGTTGKFSDDFRTPGHMALLRAADDLLDQRRGQTELSVALAQMAGVTPAVTICEMMADNGLALDKEGAKAYAKEHGLVFIEGQEVLDEWERRRAAA